Proteins from a single region of Ananas comosus cultivar F153 linkage group 3, ASM154086v1, whole genome shotgun sequence:
- the LOC109707423 gene encoding adenylate kinase isoenzyme 6 homolog has protein sequence MAAEGGGGAAAAEEARRLFQRLWTEEEELRGXLVTGTPGTGKTTTSSLLADATALRHVNVGDVVRDKGLHDGWDDEFDCYIINEDLVCDELEEMMEEGGNIVDYHGCEFFPERWFDRVVVLQTDNSILHDRLASRGYMGSKLTNNIECEIFQVLLEEARASYPEDIVVALRSDSVEDISRNVAALSEWANNWRPDMSV, from the exons ATGGCGGCcgaaggaggcggcggcgcggcggcggcggaggaggcgcgGCGGCTGTTCCAGCGGCTGtggacggaggaggaggagctg agaggtNTGCTGGTGACGGGGACGCCGGGAACGGGGAAGACGACGACGAGCTCGCTCCTCGCCGACGCCACCGCGCTCCGCCACGTCAACGTCGGCGACGTTGTCCGCGACAAGGGCCTCCACGACGGCTGGGACGACGAGTTCGACTGCTACATCATCAACGAGGACCTG GTATGCGACGAGCTTGAAGAAATGATGGAAGAAGGCGGGAATATCGTAGATTACCACGGTTGTGAGTTCTTCCCAGAGCGTTGGTTTGACCGCGTTGTTGTGCTACAGACGGACAATTCTATTCTGCATGATCGCTTAGCTAGCAG AGGCTACATGGGTTCGAAGCTTACGAACAACATCGAGTGCGAGATCTTTCAAGTGCTGCTGGAGGAGGCGAGAGCGAGCTACCCCGAGGATATTGTGGTGGCGTTACGCAGCGACAGCGTCGAAGACATCAGCAGGAACGTGGCCGCGCTGTCGGAGTGGGCGAATAACTGGCGGCCGGACATGTCGGTCTGA